Genomic DNA from Triticum dicoccoides isolate Atlit2015 ecotype Zavitan chromosome 4B, WEW_v2.0, whole genome shotgun sequence:
AAAACATAATTTTACTCACGAAGTGGTGCATTTGGACATGGATTAATATTTTTCTTATCTAATAATTAGTGGTTTACTCTTACTTAACTGACACTCTACTTTTTGAACATACAAGAAATAACTGGATGGGTTGTTGGGTTGGCCCAATCAGCCCAAACTTGCATCTTTGTGCATAGATCGGCTCTTATAGAGCAATGCCCAAAAATTACCCAAACACGTGATAGCCTGCTGCATTGTTTAAAAGCAAGCCAACAACACAGGAGCAAACATCGTTGTAATATGTTATACACTTATACAACATGTTAAGTAATAGAAGTAATATGGTAAAGGAACAGATCAAATTAGTCTTTGCTTAAATTTGCGCATAACCTACCTCACTTTTTTGGTGGTAATAGAAGAGTGATGGCCCTGTTCCATCCAATATAGAGCATCGCTGCCACTTGGCAATCCCCCTTTGAAACAATTCGCCTTATAAAATGATGTTAATGTGGCCAGGCTCTTGCCGAGGGCAATTAAGTGGATGCAGTCATATGCTTACTATTCCCACTAGTCCATTCCTGCAATCCCTGAATTTGAAATAATAACCCTATCATATAAGGAAGATGAGTTTTCCGACAGGGTAAAATCTGTTAACACTATGCAAATGCATTAAATGCCAGCAATATCAGCAGATGTCTTAGAAATTACAAGAAAAAAATATTTAGCATCACTGGAAATACACAGTTAATGAGAACCCCAAACACGTTAGGTACACGTACCACTATGTCCTTAGGTTCAGAAATATGGCACTTATTGTTTCCAAACAGATTGTGTCCAAAGGAACAGCTGGTTGAGCTAACGATTACCCACAGTTTGCAGGATTGTTCCAGTACACCCCAGCAATGCTAATAATTGGACGACTTAAGCATAAACATCGAAATATCAACAGCCTGAGAGCCTGACTACTCCATAAAGCTCAGGATTTAATAGACAAATATCAAGGACGACGTGTATATACGGGTGACGCATGGCATGACACCAGTATCAAAACTTTATAAAGGTGAATAAGACAATCCTCACCGCGCAccataaaactagttcatgcacagaCACAATTTCTTCAGGGCCATAGAGAGGTAGGTTAACAAAATAACAGAGAAGGGTCCAGTATATGTCGGCAGTGGATCCCTTGGTTGCGGCTCGTGTTATACATGATGTGTTGGATCCATTTACATCAACTGTTGCACTCACAATAGGCTACAACAATAGGCTAGTTCGGCCAGGTGCTGAGCTAAAACCATCTGCAGTTGTAAGCAAGCCGCGAGTTGATATTGGGGGCAATGACATGAGAGTTCTCTACACCCTGGTAAACTTCTAACTGGAGTAGTGGGCAGTATACACCCATTCTTCAGCTATCTAACTCTTTCACATGGTTTATTACTATTACTGTGAGGAATTTCATAGACAAAAGGTCTCGCAGGTGAATAATTTACTCTTAGCATACTCAAACATCATAGTTATATGTTAACTTGGTTGAATTTCTCTTTCACTTGGAAAGATGTTGGTGGATCCAGATGCCCCaagcccaagtcacccatcactaaGGGAGTACTTGCACTGGTAAACTAAACGCGACATGTTCTTATTCTCATCAATATGACTCCCTACCCATTTGTTTTCTGCCCCACATTTTTTAATTTTTATATGTGTTTCCTATTTAATTTTATCTCATTATGATATATCTCCACTCCTATGTAGGATGGTGGCAGACATCCCTGGAACAACTGGTGTCGGCTTTGGTATGATGTTATGCATAACAATTTGTGCCATTTGATTTTACGGGTTTAGCTGAACTTGTGGATGTGGAAATTATCACTTGTTAAGTTCTTTGCCTCacatttgcaaaaagaaaaaaaaactttgccTCAAACCTGTTGCCTACCATATAATTTACAGATAGGGCTATCACTTAAATCAGGTAAAAGTTATTTCAAAGTTGGCTTATCATTAACAATTGGATATCTTAGTACTAGAACAATAATAACTAACAACACGTAAAATGACATTCATGTGTTTTAAAGATTTTGGAAATCTTTAAGACAAGTCCATTGTACAGCTAAAATACAGGGATCCTAAAATAGTGGTCGATGACTAATTGATGCCATGGTGCTCTTGCAGGCCAAGAGCTTGTGGTTTATGAAAGACCGGAGCCAAGATCCGGCATCCACCGGATGGTATTTGTGCTGTTCCAGCAACTAGGAAGGGGGACGGTTTTTGCACCGGACATGCGGCAGAACTTCAGCTCCAGGAACTTCGCACGCCAGTACCACCTCAACATTGCTGCTGCCACATATTTCAGCTGTCAAAGGGAAGGTGGATCGGGTGGAAGAAGGTTTAGGCCGGAAAGTTCTCAAGGGGAGTAGAGACTATATATTACAGAGTACAGACCATTAGATGACTGTATCCTGGTGTTGCCTCACAATACAGGATGCTCTGTATCACCCAAATTATATGCAGGGTATGTATCTTGAGTACATTATATTCTACAAAAAACTATGTATCTTCATCTATGACGAGCGTGATGGAATATATGTTGTTTATTATTTAATAGTCATGCAAAGTATTCACAGTGTTTGTTAATCTGAACTCATTGCTAATTCTAAGGACCTGCTCTGCATTTCAATAAGTTGTACTGAATGAAATCAACACGATCTAACTCGTCAAAAAATATTTTCAACCCCAAACCCAAGATTTGTTTAGATCAAAGGAAGGCATTATCAACGGATCGATCGACCAACTTTGCATTATAAGTCCCGGATGTGGCAAGGTAAACCCAAGGTAGGTCAAATATTTACATTATGCCTAGCTTATTCAAAGCAAAAGGGCTACTGGAGGTGCAAACCAAAAACTTAGCAGTATAGTATATTACAGAACAGCAAAATGAAGCATCATCCGGAGGAAACTGGTCACTACTTCTCAACGAACTCACAGGATTCCAAGCTTTTGTACTTGGTGTCCGTTATATAAAATGCAAGTTGAGGAATCTCAAAGACTCACTGGTTGGTTGATCTCTGGTACCCAAAGTGCCCACATAATTGATCGCTTGTCTGCAAAATTCAGATAACTTGGAATAACCAGAGCAAATAATTGGGGAATAACCGAAGAAATTCTCTGGCAATCATAAATTTTCTCCGGGGTGCCAATCACAAATGCAAACTCCTGATCAAACACACCTCAGTACCCACCGGCCACTCGTCGTCTCGCACTTACCAAAGTAGGAAAGCGCGAGGAGGAGCAGAGGCCAGAGGGGGTGGGCTCTGTTAGATGATCAGCTGCACTCGGTCTTTTCCAGCAAGTTCAGAAAGTTCAGTTAGTTTAGTAAGTTCAGTTAGCTGAATAAAATTCAGTTTGTCAGCGTGTGTGTGTGCACGTACAGATGCAGTAGTTTTCAGTTAAGTAGTTAGCGAGATTGTAGCTCGTCCGATGCAGCGCCATGGGATGGCATGGATCATGCAGCTCATGGCGAgcatcgtgggatggcacgatctATAGGCTCAATCATGGGCGACCATTTCATCCTTATATTCAGCAGCTCATTGGAGCTAGCTTAATACCAGAAACCGCGAAAAGCTGCAGTGGCAGTTCGCAGCGCAAAACCATCTTCTCCTACCTcttgcactctctctctctctctctctctctctctctctctctctctcgctcgctcgttCTCTGTCTTGATCGCCGGCATCTACAACTATAAGTGGCATTAGAGGCTCGGTAGTGTTCGATCCATCCTGGGCGCCGGCGGTGTTTGATCCGTCGGAGAGATGGCCGGCAGCGACGACGAGAAGgcgaagaagcagctcaaggaggagaaggccgtggCAGAGGCCGTGGCGCTGGAGAAATCCTTGGCGCGTCTCTCCACCGAGGAGGGGTCGGGGGTGCGTGTTGTTGAGCGCGTCgtacacggcggcggcggcagcagcatgcCCCGATGATGCTCACGCGCACGAACTACTCCGACTAGGTTATGATCACCAAGCTGCAGCTGCAGGCGGACGAGCTGTGGCGTGTGGTGGAGACGGGGCAAGGTACAGATCGCAATGATCGGTGCGGGTGCGCCATGATCGCCCTCCTCAAGGGGGTGCCGCCAGAGCTCATGCGCATCCTGGGCGCCAAGCCCACGGCCAAGCAGGCGTGGGACACTCTGAAGACCATGCGCGTCGGGGTCGAGCGCGTGCGTGAAGCCAAGGCTAGTGCGGTACGAGGCACTCCGGTACAAGGATGGAGAGGGGATCGAGTCGTATGTCATGCGGCTCCGGACGATCATCGACGAGCTCAAGGCGCTCGGCGACCCGGTCGACGAGCACAAGGCGGTCCTCAAGGTCTTGCAGACGGTCCCACGACCGTATCGGGAGATGGCCGTGGAGATCGAGTCACTCGTCGACACCAAGCAGCTCTCCCTCGCGGAACTCTGTGGCCAGCTCCTTGTCATAGAAGAGCGCGAGCGCGAGGAGTCCCCGGCGGCCGGCGCGCAACCGTTATTTACTGCCGACCAGTGGCGCGCGCATGACAAGCAGCTGGAACAGGGTGGCTTGTCCTTGGGCTCAGGTGCGGGGCGTGGGCGTGGAAGCGGCAAGCCAAGGAACTCTCAAGACGGGGGTGGCCGTGGCCAGGGTGGTGGTCCCGGCAATGGCGGCCCGGCGACGCCCAAACGGAAGGGCAACTGCTGGTACTGTGGCATCCCTGGGCACTGGGCGAAAGAGTGCCGCAAGAAAGAGAAGGACCAGCGCAAGCAGCAGGACCAGCAGGCAAACGTCGCCTAGGTCGAGGTCAAGCAGCCTGGTCTGCTCCTCGCCACCTGCGCGGTGGTGAGCGGGGCGGGCACCGGAGACGACGCACGCGAGTCATGCATGGAGCCACGGACATCTTCCTCAACGAGGCGCGCGTCGTATCAGTGGCCACCAACGACGACCATTGGTACTTGGACACAGGCGCCAGTAATCACATGACTGGACGCCGCGACATACTCACGCAGGTGGACGAGTCTGTGCACGGGACGGTGCGGTTCGGCGACGGCTCAGTGGTGCAGATCTGTGGGCGTGGCGTGGTAATGTTCTCATGTAGGAACGACGAGCACCGTGCGCTCTCAGATGTCTACATCCCACAGCTGCGGACGAGCATCGTTAGCCTCAGTCAGCTCAACAAGCACGGCTGTAAGTCCGTGATCGAGGACGGCGTGCTCTGTCTCTACGACAGACAGCGCTTGCTCCCGGTGCGGGTGCGGCGGATGAGCAACCGGCTATATGCCGTATCTCTGAACTTGGCCGCACCCGTGTGTCTGCTCGTGGGCGACGTCGACGACACATGACGCTGGCACGTGTGGTATGGCCACCTGCACTTCCACGCTCTGCATGATCTGGGTGCGAAGGCCATGGTGCACGGCATGCCGACAGTCCACCACCTCGAGCAGTTCTGCGAGGGATGCACGCTCGGCAAGATGCGCTGTTCCCACGCGTGTCAGCGTACCGCGCTGAGCAGGGGCTCGAGCTTGTTCACGGCGACCTCTGTGGGCCCATCACGCTGGCAACCACCTCCGGTAACAAGTACTTCCTGCTCATTGTTGATGATCACAATAGATACATGTGGCTGGAAGTGCTCAGGAGTAAGGACGAGGAGTTTAAGTTCTTCAGAAAGATCAAGGCGGCTGCGGAGACACAGAGCGGCGCTAAACTCAGGGCGTTCCGCATAGATCGTGGAGGCGAGTTCAACTCGAATGAGTTCACCGCGTACTGCGAGGGCATCCAATGGAACACGACAACCCCGTACTCTCCGCAATAGAACGGAGTCATCAAGCGTTGCAACCAGTTCGTGGTGGAGATGGCGCGCAGTCTGCTGAAAAGCATGGGCGTGCCAAGCGCGTTCTGGGGCGAGGCGATGTGCATGGCGGTGCACATCCTCAACCGATCACCGACGAGAAGCCTGAAGGGGATGACTCCCTATGAGGCATGGCGCAAGAAGAAGCCGGCAGTGGACTACTTCCGCACGTTCGGCTGCGTCGCGCACGTGAAGCTCATCGGACCTGGCGTCAGCAAGCTCTCCGACTGCTCGGTCGCCGGCGTGTTCCTGGGCTACGAGCCGGGGACGGAAGGGTACAGGGTTTATGACCCGACAGGCAAGCGCCTCTACATCACACGTGATGTGCACTTCGAAGAGGACCGGCGCTGGGACTGGAGCAAGGACGGTGGTGACTCGGAGCACGCCCACGAGTTCACGGTTATGTACACCGACGCAGGTGTGCCCGTAACCACGACCTACTCCGTATTGCCAAGCTCGGCGGTGCCATCACGCACTCCTACATCACCTACTGCGCCAAGCTCACCAGTTACGCCAAGCTCACCGCAGACCCCCGTGTCCAGCCAGTCTGCAGTGGACACACCGAGCGCGTCGAGTGCGTCACCTGCGACGGGTTCGAGTTCGTCCACACCAGCTACTCCATATGATTCAGAAGATGGGTGGGTGACTACTCCCATCGGCGAGGCGTTCGACGCCGAGGGGTGCCCGTCTGCTTCAAATCCATGGAGTACATCATCGATCATGCGCCGACGTGCGCCCTGGAGTACACTGGGCTCTGCCTCTCTGCCGTGGAGGAGCCCGCGTCGGTTTAGGATGCCTTGGACTAACCTGCCTGGCGCAGTGCGATGGGGGCGGAGATGGAGTCGATCCGCTCCAACAACACCTGGGTGCCAGCCACACTGCCCGCCGGCCACCGTGCCATTGGACTGAAATGGGTGTTCAAGGTCAAGCGCGATCTCGATGGCAGGATAGTGAAGCACAAGGCTTGTCTGGTCGCGAAAGGATACACACAGCGGCAGGGAGTGGATTTTGATGAGGATTTTGCGCCTGTCGCCCGTCTGGAGACGGTACGGCTACTGCTGGCCGTGGTGGCACACTGGAGCTAGGGCGTGCATCACATGGATGTTCACTCGGTGTTTCTGGATGGAGATCTGCAGGAAAAAGTTTACGTCCACAAGCCTGCAGGTTTCATCGACGACAACAACACGCATTGTGTGCTCAAGCTGCAGAAGGCTCTGTACGGCCTTCGTCAAGCTCCGCGTGCATGGAATGCAAAGCTGGATGCCACACTCCACTCCCTTGGGTTCGAGCGTTGCCAGCTCGATCATGCTCTCTACAGGCGAGGTAACAATGACAGTTTTCTGTTGGTTGGTGTCTATGTGGACGATCTGATCATCACAGGGACAACTGCTGATGAAATTGATCACTTCAAGAAGCAGATGAAAGATTTGTTTCAGATGAGCGACCTCGGCCTTCTCAGCTATTACATGGGAATTGAGGTGAACATAGCAGCAGCAACTGCTGCTACACAGGCCGTCTGGTTAAGCAGGTTGCTTGCAAAAATGCTTGGTGAAGAAGTTCAAAAAGTGAATCTAAAGATTGACAACAAATCGGCTATTGAGCTCAGCAAGAACCTAGTCCATCATGAGAGAAGCAAACACATTGATCTCAGGTATCATTATATTCAAGAGTGTGTTGAGCTGGGCAGGGTAGATGTTGTGCACATGAGGACAGGTGATCAAGTCACGGACATTCTCACCAAGTCGTTGGGCAGAACACAGTTCAGTGAGCTGCGAAACAGGCTCGGGATCACATAGGTGCAGCAGATTAGGGGGTGATTTGTTAGATAATCAGTTGCACTTGGTCTGCTCCAGCAAGTTCAGAAAGTTCAGCAAGTTCAGTTAGCTGAATAAAATtcagtctgtgtgtgtgtgtgtgtcatgacTGAACTTTTAGGGGCGCAGACGGTCCAGGACTCCAACACAACCAGTTGCGCGTCATACGCGCCGCCGTCCAACTTTTAGGGGCGTACGTGGCATATGGACGGTGATGGACCATCCATGTTCATCATCGACCTCACGTCCACCGGCACCAGCGACGGACAGGTCACTGACTCCTCCATGGCTGAGTAGATAAAGGTTGCGGCAGGGCATTGTGTCCCAAGTGGGCCGGTCTGTCTCCTATGTTCTATTCTTCCTCGTCGGAGATTGCACCTCCACTTCATGGTTCTTAACCCTGCCGCTGTACATGGAGACGGCAGATGGAGGACATGGTCGCCAATGCGGAATACAAAAGAAGTGAGTGACAGGCCGCCACCGTGGGATAGGTTTAGGGTCGTGTTTTTTTCGTCCTAAATGTTCGAAATGtattgaaaatctgccgtgtttccaagaatcacactagtagaaaaagggccttttgtcccggttcgtaagggccttctgtcccggttttggaaccgggactaaaagatcgttactaatgcccttggcctttagtcccggttcttacacgaaccggggcagatgggcctccacgtggccgttgcggccagcccaggcaggggggcctttggtcccggttggtgacaccaaccgggaccaataggcatccacgcgccagcagctggctggagctgagttttttttgaaagggctggtttaggggtttggggggttaatttaggttgttattagctagctaatagagagaagtgtcctctcttatatatctccatgcttggtttaccaacgctactgctatgcctaacgttaacatggcttagattgaagtgaaggcaacatgtagtgcatgtcaaaagtaatactaatcctaacttgatcaagtttggattttactacttttgacatgcaccacatgcatgttgccttcacttcaatccaatccatgttcatttcacccgctcgcatcatgcatcatcatatataataataaGTCCTACtaattaatcatcatcatacaacttctatttGTTATTAatgataagtcatacgatcatcatccttatagtcatcgaaccaaccctacttaattgttattagcacatgatcatcattatgaggtataaataccctctttaaggtaaaatagcataaaacaatatagaccctgactctccattatggagaatgaagatcatcctgtctccaattcttgcgcttcgcttccttttgcttccaagaacctccttacgactgtccatacatttttttccattctttgattgtcatgtctccacttcttttagaaatctggtatgtacagttgagattcgtaggacgacctggttgtatgttcaaaacatcaaggtgaccgtgcgtatacatcaaatgaggcacacaatcattcgggattatctgttgaaaaacatagtaataacttcgtagttagcaatgatatactagttttagaagtatgcaaaagatgcatgtatgtcgtaatagtaaaaaatcttaccagggtatctccatggtaattaccgtagttcaacacgtgcactagtggcacgtattgaccataatgttgaggagttcgattgtagatattgtaattctcaagatcattacaaaatgcgaccagatgatttttctcctaataagttaattcagagccatcggtgtagtgggttttgtctaccatcttccgcatattctttgaagaatgaaaataagctgtcaatggaaataagctgtcaactattttgaaataaacaatataaattacttaataactatgcttGAGAAGCTCGCATAGgggaagaattggaagcgtatcaacaaggaccaaaatgtccatattgtcttgctcgatttcaggatcaccaagatccatggtgacaagcataccctcatcaaaaccatacatcttgcaaagtgcttcccaatttttgcaaccaaatgggttacactctcagaattgtacagctttacttcaaaatccacaccatgatgggtccttaggtgaattttctttgttttcatattttcatggtcttcaaaatccatcttctccaagacatagtgtcttgcatagcatgggataagctagtcgaattgaaaAATATGAAAAGTacatgttaaaatagttgaagtcgtgcttaattacaaaaaaaattgttgtcgttgttgcgtaccgtttcaacatcgaaggtctcctcgagcttaatgctgaagcgccaatcttcgtccagctcaaggaacctgtcacacatacctcggtcgtcgtggcaccagtcgcactcacccgggcggttttcatcatccgagtacgacattttctatgttcataattcaaatattaaacttgtccaattaaatatatgtactaaaaaactctcagctcatgtggtgtacatattcgaccgtcggtgatggtagctcctcctttcattcccgagtgcattacaccaaattgtctagcacacgggaacgaaggagaagctacccccacgacaatagtcgggattcttcgtcctctcatatatatatatggttggagactttccctcactgattcctctatgACATTtgtgaccgtcggtgatggtagctcctcctttcgttcccgagtgcattacacattgtgtctagcacatgggaacgaaggagaagctacccccacaacaacagtcgggattcttcgtcctctcatataggtggagactcgacagacttaaagtcaacccaaggactcatattgacatggagatttggctggtctcacctcgaggtcggaggggggtcggtgacggggacgacggcgcggatgatggaggggactcctagatttctgcatagtgctctccaattttagcattcaaagtaggagtacttttccaattgagcattcaataagcaaaaccaaatcgtaaaataaagtacatcatctcttgtgtccgtatatcgtcgaatattatcactagtaatactcctcgaatactatcatacatagcatcgctaatacaactagaaccgtagcgtccgataggtatcgtcgcgggcggtggacacccaaagagaaggaaccatcacatgatcatagtTCCAgttagatccctgaagaacctgtcaggtattgtcgaacctgccctccaacgcaaccatgtagcgacggacgtgctcgtcctcctcgctgacatggtgacgtaccacctccatggtgtccggaagcctcggcaccatcactggcccacgcgaacgccaccaaataaggatcgggtcaacaacgggatgGCTCCTCActaacctacgccccccggaaggtagcacctcccaataccagcccggcggagcccagtcccggacatggcccctctgatcaagccggcctcctccgccgagtcgacgacaaggatgcgggataggcatcatcgacgtcgatgcgggattaattgcttgaactaaaaaaataaactagttctattaattttcttactaaaaataaactacttctatagtaaaataaagtagttttattaaatcaactagttcaactactaagcacttactataaataaaataaagtagtacttactaaaagtaaactagtttaactagttctattatttttctaactaattatattaaacactttcttttcttatttccctttttcctctcctgctttttcttctaaatatgaacatatacataaatgactttgataatacataattttcctatacatacacaatatgaacatatacataaattgacaaagaagattctatgaacaaaaaatcattaaaattatatgaacaaaattacaacagaaacaaatcataaaaattctatgaacagaaaaaaaattataaaaaattgacatattctttgcatatatatgaacatacaaacatgtaTATTCACCAAAAAAATCTGTGAACAAAAAAAAAaattctaacacaatatgaacaaattacaacaactcaattaactacacatctaattaAATTAGGAAAATTCATATATATGAGCTCACTGCGCGGCGACGACGACAGTGaggggcgcggcgacggcgacggcgacgggcgacGATGAAGCAGGGCACGACAACGGCGACGGTGAGGGGCGCGCGGCGACGGGCGACGAGGAG
This window encodes:
- the LOC119294298 gene encoding protein RICE FLOWERING LOCUS T 1-like, with the translated sequence MSAVDPLVAARVIHDVLDPFTSTVALTIGYNNRLVRPGAELKPSAVVSKPRVDIGGNDMRVLYTLMLVDPDAPSPSHPSLREYLHWMVADIPGTTGVGFGQELVVYERPEPRSGIHRMVFVLFQQLGRGTVFAPDMRQNFSSRNFARQYHLNIAAATYFSCQREGGSGGRRFRPESSQGE